CGGAATGGGAACAGGCTCCTTTTTTCATGAAGGGCAACATTTACAATTAACAAAAGTTATAAAAAAGGAAAAAATTTTGAATTTTCCCTTGATTCCCATTCCTTTTTCGTGTAGTCTAAATCGCAACGATATTTATAACTTAATACTAAAGATTTTCTTATCCAGAGAGGTGTAGGGACTGGCCCGATGAAGCCTCAGCAACCACTGAATCAATCAGTATGGTGCTAAATCCAGCAAGTTTTAAAACTTGAAAAGATAAGAAGGAGAATTGAACGTTCAAAAGTCTTCTTCTTAGAAGGCTTTTTTTTATTTTAGCGAGGAGGACTATTCATGAATTTAAAAAAAGCCCTGCATAATTACACGTTAGTGGGAGACGGTGCTATGGGTACACTATTATATTCCTACGGGATTGATCAATGTTTTGAAGAATTAAATCTCTCCCACCCCTCAGGCGTTCTTGATGTCCATAATGCCTACGTAGCTGCAGGCGCTGATGTGATTCAGACGAATACATATGGCGCCAATTACGTGAAACTTTCCCGTTATGGGCTTGAAGACAAAGTGAAGGAAATAAACACAGCAGCTATAGAACTTGCGAAGCAGGCAGCGACAGACAGCAATTATGTCGTTGGAACGATTGGAGGGATCCGCTCCTTTAAGAAGCAGGCGGTTTCCTTAGAAGAAATAAAGCGCAGCTTCCGTGAACAGCTTTACTCGATGTTATTTGAAGAGGTCGACGGTATCTTGCTGGAGACTTATTACGATCTGGAAGAACTGACGACCGTTTTACAAATCGCCAGAAAAGAAACGAACCTGCCGATTATTGCACAGGCTTCTATGCATGAACCCGGTGTTCTTCAGGACGGTACGCCTTTGCCTGAAGCCCTGGCTACATTGGAAAAGCTCGGCGCTGACGTGACGGGAGTGAACTGCCGGCTTGGACCTTACCATATGACTCAGTCACTGGAGAAAGTGCCACTACCTAAACAATCTGTATTGTCTGCCTACCCTAATGCCAGCCTGCCATCTTATCAGGATGGAAGGCTCGTCTATAAAACAGATGCCGACTATTTTAAAACAAGTGCCCGCTCCCTCTATGAGCAAGGAGCCCGTCTAATTGGCGGCTGCTGCGGCACAACACCGGAACATATCGCCGCGATAGCCAATGAAGTAAAAAGAAAGAAACCGATTCTTCATAAGGAGGTTCCTATTGATGAAAAAGAACCTCAGGAAAAAATTGAGGTAAAACAGACGAAGCCTCACCTACATGAAATTGTTGCAAAGAAACCGTCAGTCATTGTGGAACTTGACCCTCCCAAAAAATTAAATACTGACCGATACTTGCGAGGGGCAAAAGCTCTGCATGAGGCCGGAGTTGATTCGATTACGCTGGCTGACAATTCTCTCGCTTCACCGAGAGTCTGCAACACGGCAATGGGCTCAATCATAAAGCAAAAATACAATATTAATCCATTGGTCCACATCGCCTGCAGGGACCGCAATCAGATTGGCCTGCAGTCTCACTTAATGGGGCTTCATACATTAGGAATTACAGAAGTGTTAGCTATTACCGGTGATCCAACTAAAATTGGAGACTTTCCCGGAGCCACCTCGGTTTATGACTTTTCTTCATTAGACTTGATTCAATCCATTAAGCAGTTAAATGAAGGGCAGTCCTTTTCAGGGAAATCGTTAGGAATGAAAACAAACTTCTCTGTGGCCGCCGCGTTTAATCCTAATGTAAGAAACTTAAACCGGGCTGTTGGACGGCTTGAGAAAAAAATAAAATGTGGAGCTGATTACTTTATCAGCCAGCCCGTTTACAGTGAAGCACAGCTTTTAGAAATTTATGATGCCACTAAACATATTTCAGCACCGATTTATATTGGAATCATGCCGCTGATCAGCGCCCGGAATGCTGAGTTTTTACACAATGAAGTGCCAGGCATAAGCTTATCCGATGATATCCGAAAACGTATGGAAACCGTAAGCCACAACCCTTCCCTCGCTCAGGAGGAAGGGATTGCGATAGCTAAATCATTAATTGATACAGCAGTAGAGCTCTTTAATGGAATTTACTTAATCACCCCATTTTTGCGCTACGAGATTACTGTAGAACTCACCCGCTACTTTAAAGAAAAAACAAAAGGAAGGACAGATGCAAATGACCACATTATTTCACAAACAACTATCCAGTAAAATTCTTGTCCTCGATGGCGCAATGGGAACAATGCTGCAAAACGCCGATCTTACACCTGAAGACTTCGGCGGCGAACTGTATGATGGATGTAATGAATATTTAAACATTACCGCCCCCCATGTTATTGAAAGAATTCACCGAGAATACCTTGAGGCGGGCGCCGATATTATTGAGACGAATACGTTTGGAGCTACCGATCTCGTTTTAGAT
This window of the Halobacillus sp. Marseille-Q1614 genome carries:
- a CDS encoding bifunctional homocysteine S-methyltransferase/methylenetetrahydrofolate reductase; translation: MNLKKALHNYTLVGDGAMGTLLYSYGIDQCFEELNLSHPSGVLDVHNAYVAAGADVIQTNTYGANYVKLSRYGLEDKVKEINTAAIELAKQAATDSNYVVGTIGGIRSFKKQAVSLEEIKRSFREQLYSMLFEEVDGILLETYYDLEELTTVLQIARKETNLPIIAQASMHEPGVLQDGTPLPEALATLEKLGADVTGVNCRLGPYHMTQSLEKVPLPKQSVLSAYPNASLPSYQDGRLVYKTDADYFKTSARSLYEQGARLIGGCCGTTPEHIAAIANEVKRKKPILHKEVPIDEKEPQEKIEVKQTKPHLHEIVAKKPSVIVELDPPKKLNTDRYLRGAKALHEAGVDSITLADNSLASPRVCNTAMGSIIKQKYNINPLVHIACRDRNQIGLQSHLMGLHTLGITEVLAITGDPTKIGDFPGATSVYDFSSLDLIQSIKQLNEGQSFSGKSLGMKTNFSVAAAFNPNVRNLNRAVGRLEKKIKCGADYFISQPVYSEAQLLEIYDATKHISAPIYIGIMPLISARNAEFLHNEVPGISLSDDIRKRMETVSHNPSLAQEEGIAIAKSLIDTAVELFNGIYLITPFLRYEITVELTRYFKEKTKGRTDANDHIISQTTIQ